The stretch of DNA TCCTGCGCAACTCGCGGATGCTCAAGAACGGCGATCCCGACGTCATCAAGGACGACGTCCTCGAGGGCCTGACCGCCGTGGTCACGGTGAACCTGGCCGAGCCGCAGTTCGAGGGCCAGACGAAGGAGGTCCTCGGCACGCCGGCCGTCACGCGCATCGTGAACAAGATCGTCGCGCGCGAGCTGAAGGCCTTCCTGACCTCCACGAAGGCGGCGCAGAAGGCCCAGGCGCGCCTCGTGATGGAGAAGGTCGTCGGGGCGTCCCGCACGCGCCTGGCGGCCCGCCAGCACCGTGACACGCAGCGGCGCAAGAACGCGCTCGAGTCGAGCGCGCTGCCCGCGAAGCTGGCCGACTGCCGCAGCAACGACGTCGACCGCTCCGAGCTGTTCATCGTGGAGGGCGACTCCGCGCTCGGCACCGCCAAGTCGGCGCGCGACGCCGAGTTCCAGGCGCTGCTGCCGATCCGCGGCAAGATCCTCAACGTCCAGAAGGCCAGCATCGGCGACATGCTGAAGAATGCCGAGTGCTCGTCGATCATCCAGGTTGTGGGCGCCGGCTCGGGCCGCACGTTCGACCTCGACACGGCGCGCTACGGCCGGATCATCTTCATGGCCGACGCCGACTCCGACGGCGCGCACATCCGCTGCCTGCTGGCGACGCTGTTCTTCCGCTACATGCGGCCGATGGTGGAGGCGGGCCGGGTCTACACCGCCGTGCCGCCGCTGCACCGGATCGAGCTGGTCTCGCCCAAGAAGGGCCAGGACAAGTACATCTACACGTACTCCGACCCCGAGCTCCAGCGCACGCTGGCGCAGCTGAAGAAGCGCAACGTCCGCTGGAAGGACGCGCCCCAGCGCTACAAGGGCCTGGGCGAGATGGACGCCGACCAGCTGGCCGAGACCACGATGGACCCGCGGCACCGCACCCTGCGTCGCCTCACCGTCGACGACGCCGAGGCGTCGGCCGAGGTCTTCGAGCTGCTCATGGGCAACGAGGTCCCGCCGCGCAAGGAGTTCATCATCCAGGGCGCCTACGAGATCGACACCGAGCTCATCGACGCCTGAGGTGGCCGTGGACGGCGGAGCGTGATCTCGATACGCGTCTCGCTCCGCTCGCCCGCTACTCGATCACCGAGCCGACCGCCGGTGTCAGTCGACCTGGGTCATGAGGCCCGAGTCGACGTCGTAGATGAAGCCGGCGACCTCGACCGAGTCGGGGACGAGCGGGTGGCTGCGGACGCGGTTGACGTCGGCGCGCACGGTGGACTCCTGATCCTCGATCACGCCGATGGTCATCCAGGAGGCGTCCGTGCCGCTCTTGTCGCCGATCTTCGCCTTGACGTCAGCCTCGGTCGAGGACGCCATGGCGCAGCGGGTGTGCTCGACGACCAGGACGCGGTCGACCTTGAGCATGGACACGCCGAGCACGATCGCCACGAGCACCTGGTCGGTCACGCGGCCGCCGGGGTTGCGCAGGATCTTGGCGTCGCCGGGCTTGAGGCCGATCATCGCGAGGGGCTCGATGCGCGAGTCCATGCAGGTGACCATCAGGACACCCGCCTGCGCGATGCCGTCGAAACCTCCCTCGTGCGTCTGGGCGTACGTCCGGTTGGCCTCGAGGAGATCGTCGAATGCGGTCGTCATGAGGAAAAAGTAGCGCGCCGCCGCAGGAGCAGCAGAGCGAGGGCGGCGGCGATGAACGCGGCCACCGCGGCGCCGGTGAAGACGGCCTGCAATTGCGCGATCCCGGCGTCGCGCATCGCCCCGTTGTAGGCGCGGCAGGCGGTGGTGGCCCCGTTGCAGGGCTCCTCGATCGGCGGGATGTCCGCGACCGCCGACCGGAAGGCGCGCAGGCCCAGGGAGGTCAGCGCCGAGATGCCGATGAGCATGCCCACCATGCGCGCGACGACCAGCAGGGCGCTGGCGAGGCCGTGCACCTCGGCGGCCGTGTGCTCGAGCAGAGCGGCGTTGACGGGGGCGATGGCCAGGCCGAAGCCCAGGCCGCAGGCGGCCAGCACGACGGTGGCGCCGAAGGTCTCCAGGGACTTCGCGTCCCACGACGCCATGACGAGGAAGCAGGCTCCCGAGAGGGTGAGCGCCGCGGCCGTGAGCGGTCCGGCCGGCACGCGGCGCAGCAGCCAGCCACCGGCCACCGCGCCGACCGGCAGGGCGACGAGGAAGCGCAGCAGCACGAGGGCCGCCGCCAGCTGGTCGTCGGGCGCAATCGTCAGGCGGGCGAAGAAAGGGATGTCCACGAGGGCGGCGATCAGCGCCGAGCCGATGAAGAACGAGACGGCGATCGAGCCCCACGCGGGGGCGGACGAGAGCGATCCGCGGGGGATCAGCGGATGGGCGGCGTGCCGCCCGCGCCACACGAACAGTGCCAGCGCGATCGCGGCGACGGGCAGCAGGACGACCGCGTCGTCGGCCAGCACCGCCCGCTCGGGCTCCGCGCTGGCGAACGTGAGGATGACGGCGCCCAGCGCCACCGTGAGCGCGGCCGCGCCCCACAGATCCGTCTGACGGGCCACCTGGCCCCACTCGCGCCAGGCGAGCAGGGGCCGGGCCGCCGTCGCCTGTCGAACCACGAACGCCGCG from Aeromicrobium phoceense encodes:
- a CDS encoding DNA gyrase/topoisomerase IV subunit B, with the protein product MDEEEPDISTYDARNLLVLEGLEAVRKRPGMYIGSTDTRGLMHCLWEIIDNSVDEALTGHGSHIAVVLYPDGSVEVRDDGRGVPVDIEPKTGLTGVEVVYTKLHAGGKFGGGSYNATGGLHGVGASVVNALSARLDVEVDKGGATWAMSFRRGVPGVFAGDGADADFTPDNTLRKIGKVAKSRTGTRVRYWADPQIFIKGAKFAYDELVGRARQTSFLVPGLRIAIRDEREAEVREEDFFHEGGISEFCEFLAADTAVNEVLRVQGEDTFVETVPVLDTKGHMTPQDVERTLGVDVALRWGTDYDTTVKSFVNIIATPKGGTHVSGFERGVTKTFNEVLRNSRMLKNGDPDVIKDDVLEGLTAVVTVNLAEPQFEGQTKEVLGTPAVTRIVNKIVARELKAFLTSTKAAQKAQARLVMEKVVGASRTRLAARQHRDTQRRKNALESSALPAKLADCRSNDVDRSELFIVEGDSALGTAKSARDAEFQALLPIRGKILNVQKASIGDMLKNAECSSIIQVVGAGSGRTFDLDTARYGRIIFMADADSDGAHIRCLLATLFFRYMRPMVEAGRVYTAVPPLHRIELVSPKKGQDKYIYTYSDPELQRTLAQLKKRNVRWKDAPQRYKGLGEMDADQLAETTMDPRHRTLRRLTVDDAEASAEVFELLMGNEVPPRKEFIIQGAYEIDTELIDA
- a CDS encoding beta-class carbonic anhydrase; amino-acid sequence: MTTAFDDLLEANRTYAQTHEGGFDGIAQAGVLMVTCMDSRIEPLAMIGLKPGDAKILRNPGGRVTDQVLVAIVLGVSMLKVDRVLVVEHTRCAMASSTEADVKAKIGDKSGTDASWMTIGVIEDQESTVRADVNRVRSHPLVPDSVEVAGFIYDVDSGLMTQVD
- a CDS encoding MFS transporter, with the translated sequence MRELASRGLLALAAVAIGFAAADTYVVVLALPDMMTAAGLTVADLQRAAPIISGFLLGYVAVLPLIGRVSDLRGRVPVLIGCLVVFAIGSVITAAGDDLTSIVLGRFIQGIGGGGLIPPTLALIADTWPAERRGLPLGIVGAVQELGSVVGPLWGAAILAFGTWHDIFWVNAAVGLVIAAALLRHRPPRADRGWDVPGLVLALLTGGCLLLVMLEPESLTTGVTSGLAFLPVVGESRWLTPVALVAYGLGAAFVVRQATAARPLLAWREWGQVARQTDLWGAAALTVALGAVILTFASAEPERAVLADDAVVLLPVAAIALALFVWRGRHAAHPLIPRGSLSSAPAWGSIAVSFFIGSALIAALVDIPFFARLTIAPDDQLAAALVLLRFLVALPVGAVAGGWLLRRVPAGPLTAAALTLSGACFLVMASWDAKSLETFGATVVLAACGLGFGLAIAPVNAALLEHTAAEVHGLASALLVVARMVGMLIGISALTSLGLRAFRSAVADIPPIEEPCNGATTACRAYNGAMRDAGIAQLQAVFTGAAVAAFIAAALALLLLRRRATFSS